Proteins from a single region of Hordeum vulgare subsp. vulgare chromosome 6H, MorexV3_pseudomolecules_assembly, whole genome shotgun sequence:
- the LOC123403906 gene encoding GDSL esterase/lipase At4g26790-like, protein MASGHFHVEAALLMLPLAMLVLNKGGGGSAAGAVVPAVIVFGDSTVDTGNNNQIGTTLRSDFPPYGRDMPGGARATGRFGNGRLPPDFISEALGLPPLVPAYLDPAYGIGDFARGVCFASAGTGVDNATAGVLSVIPLWKEVEYYKEYQLRLRAHAGAERARAIVRGALHVVSIGTNDFLENYYMLGTGRFVEYTAAQFSDFLVAGARRFLLEIHRLGARRVSFAGLAAIGCLPLERAENMIHGGGCVEEYNRVAREYNAKVEAMLRGLRAELPDLRLAYVPVYDTMLDLVTNPAKFGLENVEEGCCATGRFEMGFMCNNEAPMTCADADKFLFWDAFHPTQKVNRIMANHTIDICYQQGLL, encoded by the exons ATGGCGTCCGGCCATTTCCATGTGGAAGCGGCGCTGCTGATGCTTCCGCTGGCAATGCTAGTGCTCAAcaagggcggcggcggcagcgctgCTGGTGCGGTGGTACCGGCGGTGATCGTGTTCGGCGACTCGACGGTGGACACGGGCAACAACAACCAGATCGGCACGACGCTGCGGTCCGACTTCCCGCCCTACGGCCGCGACATGCCGGGCGGCGCCCGCGCCACGGGGCGGTTCGGCAACGGGCGGCTGCCTCCGGACTTCATCTCCGAGGCGCTGGGCCTGCCGCCGCTCGTCCCGGCCTACCTCGACCCAGCCTACGGCATCGGCGACTTCGCGCGCGGCGTCTGCTTCGCCTCCGCCGGCACCGGCGTCGACAACGCCACCGCCGGCGTCCTG TCAGTGATCCCGCTGTGGAAGGAGGTGGAGTACTACAAGGAGTACCAGCTCCGCCTGCGCGCGCACGCCGGCGCCGAGCGCGCACGCGCCATCGTCCGTGGCGCGCTCCACGTCGTCAGCATCGGCACCAACGACTTCCTCGAGAACTACTACATGCTCGGCACGGGCCGCTTCGTCGAGTACACGGCGGCCCAGTTCTCCGACTTCCTCGTCGCCGGTGCGCGCCGCTTCTTGCTGGAGATCCACCGCCTCGGCGCGCGCCGTGTCAGCTTCGCGGGGCTCGCCGCCATCGGCTGCCTCCCGCTGGAGCGCGCCGAGAACATGATCCACGGCGGCGGCTGCGTCGAGGAGTACAACCGGGTGGCCAGGGAGTACAACGCCAAGGTGGAGGCCATGTTGAGGGGGCTCCGCGCCGAGCTCCCGGACCTCAGGCTCGCCTACGTCCCCGTCTACGACACCATGCTCGACCTCGTCACCAACCCGGCCAAGTTCGGCCTGGAGAACGTGGAGGAAGGGTGCTGCGCCACGGGGAGGTTCGAGATGGGGTTCATGTGCAACAACGAGGCGCCCATGACCTGCGCCGACGCCGACAAGTTCCTCTTCTGGGACGCATTCCACCCCACGCAGAAGGTGAACCGGATCATGGCCAACCACACGATCGACATCTGCTACCAGCAAGGCCTCCTCTGA